From a region of the Daphnia pulicaria isolate SC F1-1A chromosome 1, SC_F0-13Bv2, whole genome shotgun sequence genome:
- the LOC124325627 gene encoding uncharacterized protein LOC124325627, producing MEAIEEDESFIIHECDYKILGNIDKYQPDIVISATTAVLVVHEQEKFEETRLRISLASLKFTTCWVIILAPGGLTLSKPPVQWESLKVLAKFYENNYYQNDTTEFLLLKRIANTYRDVAFFVKGAALDEIHQDINSNHHPLSVKAKLLLQFPQLNAVTAPLIAQHFDAKELVTLPVETLCNRIPTLRHTIKMIRNYHHTSLQLLYEMDIDEQKSSIEDMDTHPFFGQLKHGQPWNLETVNVKECELRKLPTLKTRSKL from the exons ATGGAAGCTATTGAAGAAGATGAGAGCTTCATAATTCATGAATGCGATTACAA GATTTTGGGCAACATTGACAAATATCAACCTGATATTGTGATAAGTGCAACCACAGCAGTGTTGGTCGTGCACGAACAAGAAAAGTTTGAGGAAACCCGTTTGAGAATTTCGCTAGCCAGTTTAAAATTCACGACATGCTGGGTAATAATATTGGCCCCTGGAGGGCTAACCTTGTCCAAACCGCCTGTACAGTGGGAATCTCTCAAAGTTTTAGCCAAATTCTACGAGAACAATTATTACCAGAATGATACGACTGAATTTTTATTGCTAAAACGCATAGCCAACACTTATCGAGATGTGGCGTTCTTCGTCAAGGGTGCTGCATTAGACGAGATTCATCAAGATATTAATTCAAATCATCATCCACTCAGTGTCAAAGCCAAACTTTTGCTTCAGTTTCCGCAATTGAATGCCGTGACTGCGCCCTTAATTGCCCAGCACTTTGACGCAAAAGAACTCGTTACGCTGCCCGTGGAGACGCTCTGTAATCGGATTCCTACTCTTCGTCATACCATCAAA ATGATTCGCAACTACCATCACACATCGCTACAGTTACTGTATGAAATGGATATTGATGAACAAAAATCGTCAATTGAGGACATGGACACACACCCTTTTTTCGGTCAACTCAAACACGGTCAACCATGGAATCTGGAGACAGTAAATGTGAAGGAATGTGAGCTACGCAAGTTACCAACGCTCAAAACGAGATCAAAACTGTAA
- the LOC124349748 gene encoding uncharacterized protein LOC124349748, with amino-acid sequence MITPTVTTVPAPAMTVRASTSCVSKSNRLVQEDADILDVLDEENSEFDETDDDCDDIGGDLVVDDREAVENKDEDPHDEEDERHESDIFDQTFPLMDILDERFTSENIYVLPPHRRCACHTLNLICKCDIYKNMEPSL; translated from the exons ATGATTACCCCCACTGTAACTACAGTACCTGCACCAGCCATGACTGTTCGAGCGAGCACATCTTGTGTTAGTAAATCTAATCGACTG GTTCAAGAAGATGCTGATATTTTGGATGTGCTTGACGAGGAAAATTCTGAATTTGACGAAACAGACGACGATTGCGATGATATCGGTGGTGACCTTGTGGTTGACGACCGAGAGGCGGTCGAAAATAAAGACGAGGACCCTCATGATGAGGAAGATGAACGCCACGAATCGGATATATTTGACCAAACTTTTCCTTTGATGGACATTTTAGATGAACGTTTCACATCTGAGAACATCTACGTCTTGCCACCACATCGACGCTGTGCATGTCACACGTTGAACCTTATCTGCAAATGCGATATTTATAAGAACATGGAACCTTCTTTGTAG